The following is a genomic window from Myxocyprinus asiaticus isolate MX2 ecotype Aquarium Trade chromosome 38, UBuf_Myxa_2, whole genome shotgun sequence.
tgccctgaatagccaaaactccactttctgtgacaaaatagtatcatatttgtatttcaattgggtcaattctctgaggacatcagacgacatttggcgcttcagctctgcctctgcacttttaatattcccttccttttggtaaatgaggcatactgtatgagccgacccctaagaactgccttaagtgcttcccaagccacacccacagtagatactgaggaccagttggtctccatataaacactgatttcagtctttaacatttgttggaaatctggattttgcaaaagggatacattaaatcaccaactatataatttctttttctccgtatgtggcaacacctctaaactcactagggcgtgatctgagactaagatgtttccaattgagcaatccacaacagatgaaatgagggacaagccagcagcttgcaacatcccttcaagatcaataaaaaagccctgatcatcaacgttatgcgtgtaaatattagccaaaaccaacctttgccccaGAATTTCTACTAAAACTTTAATGATTCtcccaattttatttttaatctgtttgagacatttgaattgtagatgtttacttatcagtgtaatgactcccctgctcttacttgagccagcactaaagaaaacatgtccaccccatatcttcctaaatttttcagcttcctgcgaggaaagatgtgtttcttgaagaaacactatatcatatttcttgcgtttaagaaaataaatgaacgtccttctttttatggggtgccccaacccattcacattccacgtgtagagagataatccactcatattaacatttgacattttgacatattaaaaaaattagattgtgtgtcaataataaaattataaagaccacattccacattggtgcaacaatcaacccccgaactttccccagaacaaaacaaaaagaaaaaagaaaaatgtgtgaattaaccccgcgcacgacagcgccaaccggcgtccatccctccaaactcaaatagtgcatgtacgcctatgagagcctccgcgacaactttgccatctgattgctcaagtctggtgctacTATGCAAAAATTTGTaagacataattacacaacagaagataatctataaaacaaactccagcccataagctgaataaacacacaaaaaagtgtaGATACATCCACTTAATTGTCTctaaggtgtgttcctccacaaaacaagctccagcctctagcggaaccagcacaaaaaacaaaacaaaaaaagaatgggCCATTCAGTTCTAcaggcagtcaaactcactccaatgtcctgcaagaagtATTGTACAGAACGAACTCCAGgcaacaggaggcataagtacccaaaatgagcagattcatccacaagctgtccagaagaaattatattacacaaaacaaattccaaccgctaggcggaaccagcacaaagcgaaacgaaaaaggcgcccagtttcctcgatcaggcaagtgtatgttcagtgagacaggtccactagTTGGCAACATGAAAatccccaaatggcttactcactgcAATGTTTTTATGTAGGACAATGCttactgtgggcatgtaaattctctacggcaatccttagtatctattctcaatttggccaggaacatcagtaaAAAAgagatcttctgttgatgtatgAGATTCTTGCATTTCCTGAATCGATCacttttctctcttgtcgaattcgcaaagtctgggaacaagaaaatgctgtggttcttccaagaaagctttcctttactcctcgcctcgagTAACACGAgacctttatcggatgatctcagaaatttggccagaattgatcaggtcctgtctccctccatggatctccgagccgggactctgtgagctcgctcgattttccAGCTTacggcctgttatgtcgagcagactcgggaagaactCATCTAgggatttcaccatatctcggccttcctcatgctcaggaattccaacagttcggaCGTTATTTCGTTgattatgattctccaaatcctccagtttttcccaaatctcccttggtcactagcggattagcagctaattccctctccgatgactccagataatcaattcatctctcgacgtccgacaatcttgtaaccaactcaaagaattacagcaagatcctccaagtctgcaacgacctttgtcagcattgccgacacattcatcaattcacgccggatttctttcagttcactgtCCGAATTGAGTCTGGGGCTTTCGGCCTGCCGctgaggggaatcagcttgagcacgtaagtatcttttaatatctccagagcccaagattttgaattctttgacatattgtcttcctagaacagttaagaatcagggtgtatcaaatctcacccgtttatgacacaaatagttaTAAAATTAGCaatgtgcgcagagctcgccgttcacatgtccgctccttacatggcgtcacgtgactcccacgAATcgtattttttaaggttttattaaatcgttccaccaacccatctgtttgtggatggtaaacactggtgcgaaccagtttaatacctaacaattcctacagttcgtgtagtgttcgtgacataaatgtagtgccttgatcagtgaggatttcttttggaatccccaatcaggagataattctgaaaagtGCCTCCACTACACTATGTGTTGAGATGTTGTGTATGGGCACTgtttccagatatcgcgttgcatactCCACCAGATATAATACAAAGCGACGCCCGCGTGcggaccgttctaatggcccgacgaggtccatgccagttctttcgaaggggacctcgattagtggtagagggcgcaatggcgcttttggggtggccggtggattcacaaATTGACATTCCCGGCACaccgcacaccacttgcgaacgtccctgtgaatgcccggccaaaaaaatTATTCGGTTAAGCGTTTTCTCATAACCTAAATGGCCAGCCActggattatggtgagccgcctggaagagggtttcctgacggctctttggtactaataattgggttgtattttcttttgtttgagtgtcctgtgtcactcgatacaaccgatctttaataattgaaaaatatgggtatgtgtgTGCGAcgtcaggctggagctgttgaccatcgatggctctcacttggtcaaatgcatgtttgagggactcgtcacgtgactgctctagagggaaatccccctcggGGAACCCCCTGAGGTCAGGAATTCCCTCTTGTGTCATCTTGACCCAGAGGagacgtagatggccctggcactgcctcccCACTTCAAGGGAGCCGGAACAGGACGGAAATGGGACGGGCGGGAGGGGGGGTTTGAGAggtaggagagaaagagagaggagagagagaagaaagagcctctggttcgctgcctcctggaaacgcTGTTATGTGGTTTTCTGCCAGCTGGACAGCCTCTTCTAGTGAcactgggcggtggcactggacccagtgtatgaactgctccagtgtcaccaggtCGACAACATCCTTGGCGCCGCAGGTTCTCTCAGCCAGCAGCCATCTTCTACAGGCATCCCGGGAttcagggcaaatggaggagtcaggaggcagcggaaAAAGTCAACGTAAGTATTTTTTATTACTCCTTTAGcgtcagacacaacattaacaaAAAAGGCTCTTTGTGGCCAAATAAATACACAGGCAAGTCAAATGAGAGTTCACATCAATATTCGTGGTCACACACACAGCCgactctctctctgctttctctttctgtctgccttttcaggtctccctctgccatcactataacgagagacaggtgttaatgataatgacagcccaggtgaggagccttactgctctcacactcccgcagacagatacacaACCATGCCCCCATGCCCACAATATGTTTTTATGAGCTTCAaatatttggcacccattcacttgcatgagctgatatatttttcaaaaaatctttgtttgtgttgtgttgaagaaagacaatcatacacatctgggatggcatgagggtgagtgaataatgagagaattttcatttttgggtgaattattcctttgagaagcaaaaaaaaaattacattttattcattctTATTATTAACAGAGTTGGGTGTAAATTGATTACTTTTAGTCAAAAGTTGTGTAGTGCATTACTTTGAAAATTCTTGAAATCAGAttgcagttactgactttcaattaagtttattactttttagtacattatttgttttacacatatttctaaaacatatttatgtaaaataatacattttaaacattatctTAATATGTACATCTGTACATATTAACTTGCGTGCGGCAATGAACAAGGacaaaatatatattctttttaagttgttaatcagaaaaagtcTATTAGAGAGTTACTGAAAAGTAAAGGAATTAGTAATATGAGTTTTTCCATAAAGAAATCAGTGAAGTAATccaattacaattttagataagtaattagtaattactGATTCTAAGGACATTTATAAAATTGATTTTTCTAGCAAGAAATCATGAAATCTAcgtttcattttttatataatgaactGTGAACAGCGCtatctggtggtggtgggggaggGGTGTGTGACGTCACTGTGTTTGGTTGCGTTTGCCTACTGTCTGCACTGATGTGAGAGCAAGTCAGTAAGCCTTTCAATTTCACTCCATTTAACTATGTTCTAAAGAGGCAAACATGAATCTCCGTGGCCTTTTTCAAGATTTCAACCCTAGGTAAGGTTTGTTGTGTTTGGCGAATAATAAAACCCTACGCTTTTAAAAACGTTAACGTTCACTTTACTAGCTTAGCTGCTAATGTTCACTGTGGCCTGTTGGATTTGTCTTAACACAGTTAAGCAGCGTTAGATGACATATAACCAGTGAATAAAATAACTTTAACACAGAAACATGTGCTATAAACCACTTGCATTTAACCGTAGCATCTCATTCTAAGCATTGACATCTAAACATATTGTGGAAACAAAACAAGTCCATTTCCGTTAAGATTCCCATACAAGTATTAGCGAAGCTGGTGTGATACTGGTATGTTTACAGTCAAACTGAAGATCAGGGATCATGATCTTGGCAAAACTTTGATAAATCTGTCCACTTTAGATGTGTCTGTTTACTTTCTTACTGCATTTGTGTTTTCTTCCAGTAAGTTCCTGATCTATGCATGCCTGCTACTGTTCTCTGTGCTGCTGTCATTGAAGTTGGATGGCATCATCCAATGGAGCTACTGGGCAGTGTTTGCACCCATCTGGCTCTGGAAACTCATGGTCATCATCGGGGCTTCTGTGGGCACTGGAGTGTGGGCTCACAACCCACAATACAGGTCAGCCTGACTGTGTACATGAGCTTTTCATTGGTTATGATCACAAGTAACTAATATGGGGGGTGTAACTGCCAGGTTATAGGTACAAACCCCTCGTTGAACCACATTTCACCATTATGCCCTTGATCAGATGTCAAAgtgtcttttgttgtttttggccaTCACATGTGTGTTTTCATTGTACAGAGCTGAAGGTGAGACCTGTGTGGAATTCAAGGCCATGTTGATCGCTGTGGGCATCCACCTCCTCCTGTTCACCTTCGAGGTGCTGGTATGTGACCGTGTGGAAAGAGGGTCACACTTCTGGCTTCTGGTCTTTATGCCCCTCTTTTTCGTCTCGCCCGTCTCCGTGGCGGCATGCGTGTGGGGATTCAGACACGACCGCTCACTAGAGGTATTAATGGTGCAAttataatcaagctacagcaGGTTTTTACGTAGTCGAGCTATAGTCTCCATCTGtatgtccaagtatacatgacacagtGCGTAATCGAATACGACAAATAtgccatgttaaaggaatattccgggatcaaaataagttaagctcagtcgacagcatttgtggcacaatgttgattaccacaaaaaatcctttcaactcgtccctccttttctttaaaataagcaaagaTCTGGGTTACacttaggcacttacaatggaagtgaatggggccaatttgttaagggtttaacctcttcaactctgtggACCAGCCGGCAGGTCCAAAAGAGGCTGCTATGTCATGAAAAAGTATGcgttccagcaggaaaagcatgcaaaacaaatcatcagaaaaatcaTCAGATATatgctttctaatgacacctagattgagcttctagtccactcagaggccgagatattcgatgaaaagcaagggtggtgcatgaactgaaaattagacaatGTCTATGTATGCGCACATCTGtaagggctaaaatgtgttagtcttaataatttttttttttttttttttttttttatggtaatcaacatcatgcaacaaatactgtcgattgagcttaacttgtagtgaacccggaatataattttaaatacacGTTGTTTGAAgggttgccaaatttctaccagccaaataagggacattttattttgtgatttactCTCTTTATTAAATCGACATTGTAAAAcacttaacatgaaaataatgtcacaatgtcaaAATCTAAAactgatgtaatttctgcgctactagtctcatcaaacagaattccaaaaataatcaccgttttcaaacagattccagaaaacatcccctgtcttccattggctgtacaaacagataatcccatcccaaacttatgccattggttgagccaatgttgctgtgctgGGCTGGACGGGTCCGCTCaagcaaacagaggaatgttttgatagtgtcacAGAGCCAGAGTGTTAACATTTTtgatgaaatcaacctacaaatgatttatttacagttgtctctacatattaaactGAGATACGAGAAAGAACAGGTTAACACTGaaacaattacacacatcagctttaatggTCCTAACAATTggcaaaaacattttgtttttctttttcattttggaAATGTTCTTGACCGACTTTGTGAGATGCACTCATATGTTATCAAGCATGTCTCCCTAAGCATTTAGACCAGTGTGCTGAAATGCATCATAACTGATTTTCTTTCTCTTGCTTGTTGTCTTCCTTTTGTCAGCTGGAGTTTCTGTGCTCTGTAAATATTCTTCAGTTCATCTTCATTGCATTGCGACTGGATAAGATCATCAGCTGGCCGTGGTTGGTAAGGACATCAGTTACGGTTTTACATTTTGTTCAAAGTAATAGTTTTGCAGTCTGATCTCTGTGGCATTTCGTTGGCATAAGAACAGTATCATGTCTTTATTAGGTTGTGTGTGTGCCGCTGTGGATTCTTATGTCCTTCTTGTGTCTGGTGGTGCTGTATTACATCGTCTGGTCTGTGCTCTTCCTGCGCTCCATGGATGTCATTGCTGAGCAACGGCGTACTCATATCACTATGGCGATCAGCTGGATGACCATAGTTGTGCCCCTGCTTACCTTTGAGGTTCCAATAGcctacttttttgttttgtttaatatgaCAGTGTTGTTATTAGGGTTGGGGATCATTACAGGTTTCCTAATTGGAttagattccaattcacaagatTCAGTTCTGagtcatttgggtatatttcagttataatgtccacttTGCTTACAAAGGAaggaaattctctctcagctaatgctgtttatTATACAGGACACCTGGAAACTTGGTAGATAAAAATCAACAACAGTTCCTGAAAAATGCAGTTCAATTCAAATCAGCTATTTATATAACAGAAGCTGTTTAATAATCAACCCAACTAAAaactaaagtaaactttaaagtaaaagatcgatcttggggtTTTAGGAATCAAAATTGGTATCGTTCAAGGGAAGaaaattggaaaatcaatatatTTACTTAGCTCTAGTTGTTATAGACTCTCAGCATGTCTATTTAGTCTGTAATGATCTTCCTAAACAGTgctaaatgtatcatttaaaagaaatgttcctatgcagaacacaaacagaaatgttGCAGTGAATATCTTGGTCCGTTTTGGGACTGTtttgaga
Proteins encoded in this region:
- the LOC127429356 gene encoding transmembrane protein 185-like encodes the protein MNLRGLFQDFNPSKFLIYACLLLFSVLLSLKLDGIIQWSYWAVFAPIWLWKLMVIIGASVGTGVWAHNPQYRAEGETCVEFKAMLIAVGIHLLLFTFEVLVCDRVERGSHFWLLVFMPLFFVSPVSVAACVWGFRHDRSLELEFLCSVNILQFIFIALRLDKIISWPWLVVCVPLWILMSFLCLVVLYYIVWSVLFLRSMDVIAEQRRTHITMAISWMTIVVPLLTFEILLVHKLDGHYNSKYVPVFVPLWVSLVTLMVTTFGQKGGNHWWFGIRKDFCQFLLELFPFLREYGNISYDLHHEDSEVSEEMPIHEAPKIAPMFRKKTGVVITQSPGKYFVPPPKLCIDMPD